From the genome of Mycobacterium dioxanotrophicus, one region includes:
- a CDS encoding DUF3052 domain-containing protein → MVAAGKDSDPNYAQSLGINKDQIVQELGWDEDTDDDIRADIEDACGSELLDEDSDEVVDVVLLWWRDGDGDLVDRLMDAITPLAEDGVIWVVTPKTGKPGHVQPAEIAESAPTAGLMQTSSAKLGDWTASRLVQPKSKAAGRR, encoded by the coding sequence GTGGTCGCGGCGGGGAAGGACTCTGACCCGAACTACGCCCAAAGTCTGGGCATCAACAAGGATCAGATAGTCCAGGAATTGGGCTGGGATGAGGACACCGACGACGACATCCGGGCCGACATCGAGGATGCGTGCGGCTCTGAGCTGCTCGACGAAGATTCGGACGAAGTGGTCGACGTCGTCTTGCTGTGGTGGCGGGACGGCGACGGGGACCTCGTAGACCGGCTGATGGACGCCATCACCCCACTGGCCGAGGACGGGGTCATCTGGGTGGTGACGCCCAAGACCGGCAAGCCCGGGCACGTGCAGCCCGCCGAGATCGCCGAATCGGCTCCGACCGCCGGGTTGATGCAGACCTCGTCGGCCAAGCTGGGGGACTGGACAGCGAGCCGGCTGGTGCAGCCGAAGTCCAAGGCTGCTGGGCGGCGCTAG
- a CDS encoding peroxiredoxin, which produces MLEVGTAAPDFTLRDQNGRPVTLSGFRNTKDVLLVFFPLAFTAVCQGELDEIRDNLAAYHNDDTATLTISVGPPPTHKIWSAQSGFTFPVLSDFWPHGAVSQAYGVFNDDAGYPNRGTFVIDRSGVIRFAEAMEPGQPRDQSVWRQALAALRA; this is translated from the coding sequence GTGCTCGAGGTGGGAACCGCAGCGCCCGATTTCACGCTGCGGGACCAGAACGGCCGCCCGGTGACCCTGAGCGGCTTCCGCAACACCAAAGACGTGCTGCTGGTGTTCTTCCCATTGGCATTCACCGCCGTCTGCCAAGGCGAGCTCGATGAGATCCGGGACAACCTCGCCGCCTACCACAACGACGACACCGCGACGCTGACGATCTCCGTCGGGCCCCCGCCCACCCACAAGATCTGGTCTGCCCAAAGCGGTTTCACTTTTCCGGTGCTGTCCGACTTTTGGCCGCACGGCGCCGTCTCACAGGCCTACGGGGTTTTCAACGACGATGCCGGCTACCCGAATCGCGGCACCTTCGTCATCGACCGTTCCGGCGTCATCCGCTTCGCCGAGGCGATGGAACCCGGTCAGCCACGCGATCAATCCGTATGGCGGCAGGCCTTGGCGGCCCTGCGCGCCTAG